From the Rhodococcus sp. NBC_00297 genome, one window contains:
- a CDS encoding alpha/beta fold hydrolase: protein MSEPVVLLHGLGGSPAIWDRVRLLLTGTVLAPEIAGTASIEQDALDIARAVRAAGIGPAVVVGHSRGGLVATSLAEQFPGLVTRLVLVATPPTTASRLTARGVSEMVLGVPVLGAAVWTMLPERRLRSGLASAFAPGGPVPEFAVRDLVATGLRRFRASSTAIDHYVTEAPLRERLSRLSVPVSLVYGLNDRRVDPAAMADSAGGPRTTAYPLRREGHGAPWSSAGAVAAVIAGDAHPSEAVRPTSTVAPRLRPVRWTPPSAPARARQVTSREPVASIRRLELPGRGPEDVRLDSRGRVLTGLEDGRIVRVTIDDTGHGVETLAHTGGRPLGITVVDDATLLVCDAERGVLRVDLGTGVVDVLLDRLDGEPITFASNIVQGRSGNIYFTVSTRRFGFHDFLADLLEHSGTGRLAVVSPDGAARTLVDGVQFANGLAVSDDEDSVTVISTGDFAVLRYPLVDGHAGPPHVVADNLPAFPDNVSVDGDLLWVALATPRSTLHDRVAQLPGIVRRFAYRLPESVRQGESTTWVIALDSGGTVVHDLQSASPEYSMATSVVRRGTQLILGSITESALAVVDLPPTSQGRVEW, encoded by the coding sequence ATGAGCGAGCCCGTCGTCCTCCTGCACGGACTCGGCGGGTCGCCTGCGATCTGGGATCGCGTTCGACTGCTGCTCACCGGTACGGTGCTCGCGCCCGAGATCGCGGGTACCGCGTCGATCGAGCAGGACGCCCTCGACATCGCCCGGGCGGTCCGGGCCGCCGGCATCGGTCCCGCTGTCGTGGTGGGGCACTCGCGCGGCGGACTCGTCGCCACGTCCCTGGCGGAGCAGTTCCCGGGCCTCGTGACCCGTCTGGTGCTGGTCGCGACTCCGCCGACCACGGCGAGTCGGCTGACGGCCAGAGGTGTCTCCGAGATGGTTCTCGGTGTGCCGGTCCTCGGCGCCGCGGTGTGGACGATGCTGCCCGAGCGCAGGCTCCGGTCCGGTCTCGCGTCGGCGTTCGCTCCCGGTGGTCCGGTTCCCGAGTTCGCGGTGCGGGACCTCGTCGCGACGGGACTGCGCCGGTTCCGCGCGTCCTCGACGGCGATCGACCACTACGTGACCGAAGCGCCGCTGAGAGAACGACTGTCGAGACTGTCCGTCCCGGTCTCACTGGTGTACGGCCTGAACGACCGACGTGTGGATCCGGCCGCGATGGCCGACAGTGCAGGCGGCCCGCGCACCACCGCGTATCCGCTGCGGCGCGAGGGGCACGGTGCCCCGTGGAGTTCGGCCGGTGCCGTGGCCGCCGTGATCGCCGGCGACGCGCACCCGAGCGAGGCCGTCCGACCCACTTCCACGGTGGCTCCGCGACTACGCCCGGTCCGGTGGACTCCACCGAGCGCGCCGGCCCGAGCACGGCAGGTGACGAGCAGGGAGCCGGTGGCGTCGATCCGGCGTCTCGAACTACCGGGCCGCGGGCCGGAGGACGTCAGGCTGGACTCGCGGGGGCGAGTACTCACCGGCCTGGAGGACGGGCGCATCGTCCGGGTCACCATCGACGACACCGGTCACGGCGTCGAGACTCTCGCGCACACGGGAGGTCGACCGCTCGGCATCACCGTCGTCGACGACGCCACGTTGCTGGTGTGCGATGCCGAACGAGGTGTTCTCCGCGTGGATCTCGGCACCGGGGTGGTCGACGTCCTTCTCGACCGACTCGACGGCGAACCGATCACCTTCGCGTCGAACATCGTCCAGGGGCGGTCGGGCAACATCTACTTCACGGTGTCCACCCGGCGGTTCGGGTTCCACGACTTCCTCGCCGATCTCCTCGAGCACTCCGGCACGGGCCGGCTGGCGGTGGTGTCGCCCGACGGCGCCGCGCGCACGCTCGTCGACGGTGTCCAGTTCGCCAACGGGCTGGCGGTCTCGGACGACGAGGATTCCGTCACCGTGATCTCGACAGGCGACTTCGCCGTACTGCGGTACCCCCTCGTCGACGGTCACGCCGGACCGCCGCATGTCGTCGCCGACAACCTGCCGGCCTTCCCCGACAACGTCTCGGTCGACGGTGACCTTCTGTGGGTGGCCCTGGCGACGCCGCGCAGCACACTGCACGATCGGGTCGCGCAGCTCCCCGGCATCGTCCGGAGGTTCGCGTACCGCCTCCCCGAGAGTGTGCGACAGGGCGAGTCCACGACGTGGGTGATCGCTCTCGACTCCGGCGGCACGGTCGTGCACGACCTGCAGTCGGCATCTCCCGAGTACTCGATGGCGACCAGCGTGGTCCGACGCGGCACGCAGCTGATTCTCGGAAGCATCACCGAATCCGCGCTGGCGGTCGTCGACCTCCCGCCCACGTCACAGGGGAGAGTCGAATGGTGA
- a CDS encoding flavin-containing monooxygenase: MTSSGTTTSSDHHTLAVIGSGFAGVGAAIGLAPLHQGSVVIFERAATLGGVWRDNDYPGAACDVQSLLYSFSFAPSHRWRHTYARQPEIREYLDRVARDHGLLPRLRTQCPVTSLTWDASAARWTLETPRGTSTADHVVLATGSLADPSLPAVDGIESFAGPMFHSSQWDHDTDLTGMRVAVVGTGASAIQFVPRIQPLVESLTLFQRTAPWVMPRDDKPISARTRTLLKSVPGYQRAARAAIYLEREVKLLAFRHPALMAIGEREGRAHLAHAVSDPVLRQKLTPDYRMGCKRILLSDEYYPALAQPNVSVETAGVATVTPTGVIDTNGTAHEVDAVIFGTGFDTSRLPLTDSVFDGSGRSMADTWGDSPRAYLGTTVAGFPNLYLMHGPNIALGHTSVILMFESQIAYIEKAMRRAMTARGSIEPTARAQAEYSTDIDDLTDGTVWTSGGCSSWYLDPAGRNSNLWPGSILGYRRRATRFDEKHHAVHADAVPR, encoded by the coding sequence ATGACATCGTCCGGGACCACCACGAGTTCCGACCACCACACGCTGGCGGTCATCGGCTCGGGTTTCGCGGGAGTCGGAGCAGCGATCGGGCTGGCACCGTTGCACCAGGGAAGCGTCGTCATCTTCGAGCGGGCGGCGACGCTCGGCGGGGTGTGGCGCGACAACGACTATCCGGGTGCTGCGTGCGACGTCCAGAGCCTCCTCTATTCGTTCTCGTTCGCTCCCAGCCACCGGTGGCGTCACACCTACGCACGGCAGCCCGAGATCCGCGAGTACCTCGACCGGGTCGCGCGGGACCACGGGTTGCTCCCGCGACTCCGTACTCAGTGCCCGGTCACGTCCCTCACCTGGGACGCGAGCGCGGCGCGGTGGACTCTCGAGACGCCGCGCGGGACGTCGACCGCGGATCACGTCGTTCTCGCCACGGGGTCCCTCGCCGACCCCTCTCTCCCCGCCGTCGACGGCATCGAGTCCTTCGCGGGTCCGATGTTCCACTCGTCGCAGTGGGACCACGACACGGATCTGACGGGTATGCGCGTCGCCGTCGTCGGTACCGGTGCCTCCGCGATCCAGTTCGTCCCGAGAATCCAACCGCTGGTGGAGTCCCTGACCCTGTTCCAGCGCACGGCACCGTGGGTGATGCCGCGCGACGACAAGCCCATCTCCGCACGCACGCGGACCCTGCTGAAGTCGGTTCCCGGATACCAGCGTGCTGCGCGCGCGGCCATCTACCTCGAGCGGGAGGTGAAGCTCCTGGCCTTCCGCCATCCTGCATTGATGGCGATCGGGGAGCGCGAGGGTCGTGCGCACCTCGCGCATGCCGTGAGCGATCCTGTTCTGCGGCAGAAACTCACACCGGACTATCGGATGGGCTGCAAGCGGATCCTGCTGTCCGACGAGTACTACCCGGCCCTGGCGCAACCCAACGTGTCCGTCGAGACGGCGGGCGTGGCGACCGTGACTCCGACCGGAGTGATCGACACGAACGGCACCGCGCACGAGGTGGACGCCGTCATCTTCGGCACCGGGTTCGACACCAGTCGACTTCCGCTGACGGACAGTGTCTTCGACGGGTCGGGTCGATCGATGGCGGACACGTGGGGCGACAGTCCGCGGGCCTACCTGGGAACGACCGTCGCGGGATTCCCGAATCTCTATCTGATGCACGGACCGAACATCGCACTCGGCCACACGTCGGTGATCCTGATGTTCGAGTCTCAGATCGCATACATCGAGAAGGCGATGCGTCGTGCGATGACCGCACGCGGTTCCATCGAGCCGACCGCCCGGGCGCAGGCCGAGTACTCGACCGACATCGACGACCTCACCGACGGGACGGTGTGGACGAGCGGTGGGTGCTCGAGTTGGTACCTCGACCCCGCCGGCCGTAACAGCAATCTCTGGCCGGGCAGCATCCTCGGGTATCGACGCCGTGCCACGCGATTCGACGAGAAGCACCACGCGGTCCACGCGGACGCGGTGCCGCGATGA
- a CDS encoding thioesterase family protein yields the protein MMLRWVLRMHSFGRTARVGDPLETRFRVLPADLDILMHMTNGRYLSVLDAARIAYYARTGLWHQFRVRGWSPVVTAQSITYRRSLTFPRAYRVRTRLIGTDAKNLYFEQVFHIRDVDHATAVVSVRLTDRGGGSVPPARILALDGTFVLPDRIPTAVAEWSEFARHHHAGKEGQ from the coding sequence ATGATGCTGCGCTGGGTCCTCCGCATGCACTCGTTCGGACGGACGGCGCGAGTGGGTGATCCTCTCGAGACACGGTTCCGCGTACTCCCGGCGGATCTCGACATCCTGATGCACATGACCAACGGCCGGTACCTGTCCGTTCTGGACGCGGCCCGCATCGCGTACTACGCGAGAACCGGTCTGTGGCACCAGTTCCGCGTGCGGGGCTGGAGTCCCGTCGTCACGGCGCAGAGCATCACCTACCGGCGCTCGCTGACCTTCCCGCGTGCGTATCGCGTGCGGACCCGTCTGATCGGTACCGATGCCAAGAACCTGTACTTCGAGCAGGTCTTCCACATTCGCGACGTCGACCATGCCACCGCGGTGGTGTCCGTCCGACTGACCGATCGGGGCGGCGGGTCGGTGCCGCCGGCGCGGATCCTCGCTCTCGACGGCACGTTCGTGCTGCCCGACCGCATCCCGACAGCAGTCGCGGAATGGTCGGAGTTCGCCCGTCACCACCACGCAGGGAAAGAGGGTCAGTGA
- a CDS encoding TetR/AcrR family transcriptional regulator: MSAKPPDGARRPRRDRRQALIDAAIALMSEGGDADISAAAISRRADVAHGLLFYYFTDKQGLVAAALADVLSRLVHHQSPRADEQTPEQRLDGFVRRHIEFLENHRTLYVRVVVEGVLGDPAVERALREARAAGARQVADIVGLEQPLTPVMQTAVVAWTGFLDRAADEYVERDDLSLDDVVDLVVRAFGVVTGH; this comes from the coding sequence ATGTCCGCGAAACCCCCCGACGGCGCGCGTCGTCCGCGACGGGATCGTCGACAGGCACTCATCGATGCGGCCATCGCCCTCATGAGCGAGGGCGGCGACGCGGACATCAGCGCGGCCGCCATCTCCCGGCGGGCCGACGTGGCACACGGGTTGCTGTTCTACTACTTCACCGACAAGCAGGGCCTGGTGGCTGCGGCGCTCGCAGACGTGTTGTCGCGCTTGGTGCATCACCAGAGTCCGAGGGCGGACGAGCAGACTCCGGAGCAACGCCTCGACGGTTTCGTCCGACGGCACATCGAGTTCCTGGAGAACCATCGGACGCTGTACGTCCGCGTCGTCGTCGAGGGCGTGCTGGGCGATCCGGCCGTCGAACGGGCACTCCGCGAGGCACGTGCGGCAGGCGCGCGTCAGGTGGCGGACATCGTCGGACTGGAGCAGCCCCTGACTCCGGTGATGCAGACGGCGGTCGTCGCCTGGACGGGATTCCTCGACCGGGCGGCCGACGAGTACGTCGAGCGCGACGACCTGTCGCTCGACGACGTCGTGGACCTCGTGGTGAGAGCCTTCGGCGTGGTCACCGGGCACTGA
- a CDS encoding VOC family protein — protein MNATGDHTGSAGLGRHGPDRIAHWVVKSTRTDEMVRWYGTVFGAQVAYQDDEITFLTWDDESHRLAIIAVPPVLRLLFPLARLKRKVYGIDHIALTFTSLERLLENYVRLKRQGIRPVWSINHGPTISLYYEDPDGIRLEFQVENFDPDHTAAFFYSDEFARNPIGVNIDPDYLLSRLRNGDSPKELRRREAGTRPGRPVVANKKTISFRTL, from the coding sequence ATGAACGCGACGGGTGACCACACCGGCTCGGCCGGTCTCGGCAGGCACGGACCGGATCGCATCGCCCACTGGGTGGTGAAATCGACTCGCACCGACGAGATGGTGCGGTGGTACGGCACGGTCTTCGGGGCGCAGGTCGCGTATCAGGACGACGAGATCACGTTCCTGACCTGGGACGACGAGTCGCACCGCCTGGCGATCATCGCCGTGCCCCCGGTTCTGCGGCTTCTCTTCCCGCTCGCGAGGCTCAAGCGCAAGGTCTACGGCATCGACCACATCGCGCTGACCTTCACGTCCCTCGAACGGCTGCTCGAGAACTACGTGCGGTTGAAGCGCCAGGGCATCCGCCCGGTCTGGTCCATCAACCACGGCCCGACCATCTCCCTCTACTACGAGGATCCCGACGGCATCCGACTCGAGTTCCAGGTGGAGAACTTCGACCCGGATCACACCGCGGCGTTCTTCTACAGCGACGAGTTCGCCCGCAATCCGATCGGCGTGAACATCGACCCGGACTACCTGCTGAGCCGACTGCGCAACGGCGATTCGCCGAAGGAGCTGCGGCGGCGGGAGGCCGGGACCAGGCCGGGCCGACCGGTCGTGGCGAACAAGAAGACCATCTCGTTCCGTACCTTGTGA
- a CDS encoding fumarylacetoacetate hydrolase family protein, with translation MPVNIVRTAEGWWRLHGETAARIDTTADTTRDLLADRAAVESAHGEDAVVADLDVLSPITAPCRVVAQLLNYRSHALDIGADPATLYPTFFRKSSASISGPNDPIRQPAEVALLDHEIELGIVIGADVPVGTTVTQDTLPHYAAGVVVADDVSAREIQLTRVQVYESKSYPTFTPLGPRLVLFDAADWARLPELHMTLSVNGDVRQDQTIGDDLITPPAEALTRLSRFQSLSAGDVLLTGTPVGTAISAPPKIVQKIGELLPPAVKWKIFFARQARNPHYLSVDDVVTATIRTADGTIDLGTQRTVVR, from the coding sequence ATGCCCGTGAACATTGTTCGCACTGCCGAGGGATGGTGGCGCCTGCACGGTGAGACCGCGGCCCGGATCGACACCACGGCCGACACCACCCGTGATCTGCTCGCCGATCGTGCGGCCGTCGAGAGCGCACACGGCGAGGACGCCGTCGTGGCGGATCTCGACGTCCTCTCGCCGATCACCGCACCGTGCCGCGTCGTGGCTCAGTTGCTCAACTACCGGTCGCACGCGCTGGACATCGGAGCCGACCCGGCAACGCTGTACCCCACGTTCTTCCGGAAATCGTCGGCCTCCATCAGCGGCCCCAACGACCCGATCCGCCAACCCGCCGAGGTCGCCCTGCTGGATCACGAGATCGAGCTGGGCATCGTCATCGGGGCGGACGTCCCTGTCGGGACCACGGTCACGCAGGACACCCTGCCGCACTACGCCGCGGGGGTGGTCGTGGCCGACGACGTGTCGGCGCGCGAGATCCAGCTGACCCGCGTCCAGGTCTACGAGAGCAAGTCGTATCCCACCTTCACGCCACTCGGCCCGCGACTCGTCCTGTTCGACGCAGCAGACTGGGCGCGGCTCCCCGAGTTGCACATGACCCTGTCCGTCAACGGCGACGTCCGTCAGGATCAGACCATCGGCGATGACCTGATCACGCCACCCGCCGAGGCACTCACCCGCCTGTCTCGTTTCCAGTCCCTCTCCGCAGGAGACGTTCTCCTGACGGGCACGCCGGTCGGAACCGCCATCTCCGCCCCACCGAAGATCGTGCAGAAGATCGGCGAACTCCTTCCGCCGGCGGTCAAGTGGAAGATCTTCTTCGCTCGACAGGCGCGCAATCCCCATTACCTCTCCGTCGACGACGTCGTGACCGCCACCATCCGCACGGCCGACGGCACCATCGATCTCGGCACTCAGCGGACCGTCGTCCGATGA